One region of Candidatus Dadabacteria bacterium genomic DNA includes:
- a CDS encoding thiolase family protein, translating to MRDVYIIGVGNTACGRFPDKPAHVLAREAAWAAIQDSEIHARKIEIAFCGHVYQGMGVGQRALKEIGLVGQPTINVEGACGSGTLSLWEAWRTVAYGQYDIALALGVENLSRILSGGPLPLEEDDLEVSIGMGMPGLYAIRASKYMSEYGVTLEQLAEVVVKSRYHASLNPLAQYRKPTTVEEVLNAPMIADPLTRNMCCPVGDAAAAAVLCSEEHVGELAKKMPIKILGCVAQSGKYSSPTGLTCDPSENVWRTSQMAYEMAGLGPEDMDVAEIHDAFSIAEMMVVESLGFCEKGEGATLIDEKSTWVGGDKVAVNPSGGLLSRGHPVGATGLLQTAEIVRQLREEVEPERQVKDAKVGIIETMGGAQPAMDGITCVVSILGK from the coding sequence ATGAGAGACGTTTACATTATAGGAGTGGGAAACACCGCCTGCGGAAGATTTCCCGACAAACCGGCTCACGTCCTCGCAAGAGAAGCCGCATGGGCCGCGATACAGGACTCGGAAATTCACGCGCGGAAAATAGAAATCGCGTTCTGCGGTCATGTCTACCAAGGCATGGGAGTCGGACAGAGAGCTCTTAAGGAAATAGGTCTCGTCGGACAGCCGACCATAAATGTGGAGGGTGCTTGCGGAAGCGGAACGCTTTCCCTCTGGGAAGCTTGGAGAACCGTAGCCTACGGACAGTACGACATAGCCCTCGCTCTCGGTGTCGAGAATCTGAGTAGAATTCTCTCCGGAGGTCCCCTACCCCTTGAGGAAGACGACCTTGAGGTTTCCATCGGCATGGGAATGCCCGGACTCTACGCGATAAGAGCTTCAAAGTACATGAGCGAATACGGAGTTACCCTGGAACAGCTGGCCGAAGTCGTCGTAAAAAGTCGCTACCACGCCTCCCTGAATCCTCTTGCCCAGTACAGAAAGCCCACCACGGTGGAAGAAGTACTGAATGCGCCGATGATTGCCGACCCGCTTACGCGCAACATGTGCTGTCCCGTTGGGGACGCGGCCGCGGCCGCGGTGCTGTGTTCCGAGGAACATGTCGGAGAACTTGCTAAAAAGATGCCAATAAAGATCCTGGGCTGTGTTGCCCAGTCGGGCAAGTACAGCAGTCCCACAGGCCTTACCTGCGATCCTTCCGAAAATGTCTGGAGAACCTCCCAGATGGCTTATGAAATGGCAGGACTGGGACCCGAGGACATGGACGTGGCTGAAATTCACGATGCTTTCTCAATAGCGGAGATGATGGTTGTGGAATCCCTGGGCTTTTGCGAAAAGGGAGAGGGAGCTACCCTCATAGACGAAAAAAGCACGTGGGTGGGCGGTGATAAAGTTGCCGTCAACCCAAGCGGCGGCCTGCTTTCACGGGGACATCCCGTTGGGGCTACCGGACTTCTTCAGACCGCTGAGATCGTAAGGCAGCTAAGAGAGGAAGTTGAGCCTGAACGCCAGGTGAAAGATGCCAAAGTCGGTATTATCGAGACCATGGGAGGCGCCCAGCCCGCCATGGACGGTATCACCTGCGTCGTGAGCATTCTTGGGAAATAA
- the clpB gene encoding ATP-dependent chaperone ClpB, whose product MISPEKLTLKAQEAIVEARNAASDNENQVVDLPHLFAALLSKPGMPTRILEQLESDPRELARTAAEQISRLPKVKGASDQVYMSRELDSAIRSADKEARYLGDAYVSTEHLLIGVVSHATGSLKDSFSESDVTKEGILKSLKELRGNQTVDTQNPEDTMEPLRQYGKDFTELARSGGIDPVIGRDDEIRNVIRVLLRRTKNNPVLIGEPGVGKTAIVEGLAQRIVDSDVPEGLKDKKLISLDLGSLLAGAKYRGQFEERLKAVLKEVTESQGEIILFIDEIHTVVGAGAADGAMDASNMLKPALARGELHCIGATTLDEYRNHIEKDAALERRFQQVYVDEPSVEETVSILRGLKEKYEVHHGVKIKDEALVAASQLSNRYISGRFLPDKAVDLMDEASARLKMEIDSVPTEIDEIKRKIMRLEIEREGFKKEQEPELLGKLEGIEKNLSELKKEAEILEAHWQKEKDCISRIRRTKEEIENGRIDAERAQREGDLSRASEFLYGRIPELEKDLESLGAELSEIQSQRKMLREEVSAEDIAAVVSKWTGIPVSSLVEEEVEKLVHMEERLSKRVVGQPEPIKLVSNALRRSRAGLSDPRRPISSFIFLGPTGVGKTELARSLAEFMFDNEDAIVRIDMSEYMEKHSVSRLIGAPPGYVGYEEGGQLSETVRRRPYSVVLFDEIEKAHSDVFNLLLQILDDGRLTDGQGRTVDFRNTVIIMTSNLGSQHIQESSGNSEEMENRINEMLRNYFRPEFLNRIDEVVIFSALKRTDLIKIAEIQIGYLKERLAEKNLAIQLSEKAVTRLVDIGYDPVFGARPLKRAVQKYIQDPLANQILKGSFKDSATVKVDLDKEGNFTFRKK is encoded by the coding sequence ATGATTTCGCCCGAAAAACTCACATTGAAGGCCCAAGAAGCTATCGTGGAGGCACGAAACGCGGCAAGCGACAACGAAAACCAAGTAGTTGACTTGCCCCATTTATTCGCGGCCCTGCTAAGTAAGCCCGGGATGCCAACCAGGATTCTGGAGCAGCTGGAATCCGACCCCCGGGAGCTTGCGCGGACGGCCGCCGAACAGATATCCAGGCTTCCCAAGGTAAAGGGAGCATCTGATCAGGTATACATGAGCAGAGAACTTGACTCTGCTATCCGGTCGGCTGACAAAGAAGCGCGATATCTCGGGGACGCCTATGTAAGTACCGAACACCTTCTGATTGGAGTGGTTTCTCACGCCACCGGGTCTCTTAAAGACAGCTTTTCGGAATCGGATGTAACCAAGGAAGGGATATTAAAATCACTAAAAGAACTGAGAGGTAACCAGACAGTGGACACGCAAAATCCTGAAGACACGATGGAACCGCTTCGCCAATACGGAAAAGATTTCACCGAGCTTGCCCGAAGCGGAGGCATAGACCCTGTTATAGGAAGAGACGACGAGATAAGGAATGTGATACGGGTACTTCTTCGAAGAACGAAGAACAATCCTGTCCTCATAGGGGAACCCGGAGTGGGGAAAACGGCCATAGTGGAGGGGCTTGCCCAGCGCATAGTCGACTCCGATGTTCCAGAAGGACTTAAGGATAAGAAGCTCATTTCCCTCGATCTGGGATCGCTTCTCGCCGGGGCGAAGTACAGGGGACAGTTCGAAGAGAGGCTCAAGGCGGTACTCAAAGAGGTTACGGAATCCCAAGGAGAGATAATTCTTTTCATAGACGAAATACACACCGTCGTGGGAGCAGGGGCGGCCGATGGAGCTATGGACGCGTCAAACATGCTCAAGCCGGCCCTTGCGCGCGGAGAACTTCACTGCATAGGTGCGACCACTCTTGATGAATACAGAAATCACATAGAAAAAGACGCCGCCCTTGAACGCAGGTTTCAGCAGGTCTACGTTGATGAGCCTTCCGTGGAGGAAACCGTGTCGATCCTAAGAGGTCTTAAGGAAAAATATGAAGTTCATCACGGCGTGAAAATCAAGGACGAAGCTCTTGTTGCCGCCTCCCAGCTTTCAAACAGGTATATCTCCGGGAGGTTTCTGCCGGACAAGGCCGTTGACCTTATGGATGAAGCCTCGGCGCGGCTCAAAATGGAGATTGACTCCGTGCCGACCGAGATAGACGAAATAAAAAGAAAGATAATGCGCCTTGAGATAGAAAGGGAGGGATTTAAAAAAGAGCAGGAACCTGAACTTCTGGGAAAGCTTGAAGGGATTGAAAAAAACCTCTCGGAACTAAAGAAGGAAGCGGAGATACTTGAGGCGCACTGGCAGAAGGAAAAAGACTGCATATCGAGAATAAGAAGGACCAAAGAGGAAATAGAGAACGGAAGAATCGATGCGGAGAGAGCGCAGAGAGAAGGAGACCTCTCCCGCGCATCCGAATTTCTTTATGGCAGAATCCCGGAACTTGAAAAGGATCTGGAGAGCCTCGGCGCGGAGCTTTCCGAAATACAGAGCCAAAGGAAAATGCTTCGCGAGGAAGTAAGTGCCGAAGATATAGCCGCGGTTGTATCGAAGTGGACGGGAATACCAGTATCAAGCCTGGTTGAAGAGGAAGTCGAGAAACTCGTTCACATGGAAGAAAGACTCTCGAAACGGGTGGTGGGGCAGCCGGAGCCGATAAAACTGGTCTCAAACGCGCTTCGCAGGTCAAGGGCCGGGCTCTCCGATCCGAGAAGGCCGATAAGCTCGTTTATATTCCTCGGACCTACAGGGGTTGGGAAGACTGAACTCGCCAGATCACTTGCCGAATTCATGTTCGACAATGAAGATGCGATTGTACGAATTGACATGAGTGAGTATATGGAGAAGCACTCGGTATCAAGACTGATCGGAGCCCCTCCCGGGTATGTCGGATACGAGGAAGGCGGGCAGCTTTCAGAAACCGTGAGGAGACGACCCTACTCCGTGGTGCTTTTTGACGAGATAGAAAAAGCGCACTCCGATGTGTTTAACCTGCTTCTTCAGATTCTTGACGACGGAAGACTCACCGATGGGCAGGGAAGAACCGTTGATTTCCGCAACACTGTAATAATAATGACCTCAAACTTGGGGAGCCAGCACATACAGGAATCGTCAGGGAACAGCGAGGAAATGGAAAACAGAATAAACGAGATGCTCAGAAACTACTTTCGTCCTGAATTTCTAAACAGAATTGACGAAGTTGTCATATTCAGCGCTCTGAAAAGAACAGACCTCATTAAAATAGCCGAGATACAGATCGGATATCTAAAAGAGAGGCTTGCGGAGAAAAATCTCGCTATACAACTTTCCGAGAAAGCCGTTACAAGGCTGGTCGATATTGGTTACGATCCCGTTTTCGGGGCGAGACCGCTTAAACGCGCCGTACAGAAATATATACAGGACCCGCTTGCAAACCAGATATTGAAAGGGAGTTTCAAGGATTCAGCCACGGTAAAAGTGGATCTGGACAAAGAAGGAAACTTCACTTTCAGAAAGAAATAG
- a CDS encoding STAS domain-containing protein, with product MSDVEFKIQLDQFKGVLIISISGEIKGLSGREFHREIFQRIQEQDVPIVLDLEGLNYINSMGLRSILLVAKRQQENKAKFAVCSLSKPMREVFEITCFDRIMPVLDSRSEAIAAVT from the coding sequence ATGAGTGACGTAGAATTTAAAATCCAGCTCGATCAGTTCAAAGGAGTTCTGATAATAAGCATATCCGGCGAGATCAAAGGCCTGAGCGGACGGGAATTTCACCGTGAGATATTCCAGAGAATCCAGGAGCAGGATGTTCCTATAGTTCTGGATCTCGAAGGGCTGAACTACATCAACAGCATGGGACTGCGCTCGATCCTGCTTGTCGCCAAAAGGCAGCAGGAGAACAAAGCGAAGTTCGCGGTGTGCTCCCTGTCCAAACCTATGAGAGAAGTATTCGAGATCACGTGTTTTGACCGAATCATGCCGGTGCTCGATTCCCGCTCCGAAGCCATAGCAGCGGTAACTTAA
- a CDS encoding NADH-quinone oxidoreductase subunit M: MLSLLIFLPLLGAVVLALLPYFQKVSDHQLKTVAFLITLAEFVVSLPLFFRFNGSLSIMQFEEKIPWLTDLGVSYHLGVDGLSLLLVLLTTFLFPITILCSWNAIKGGWRAFLCLTLFLESALIGTFTALDMILFFIFWEAVLIPMYFIIGIWGSSRRIYAAIKFFIYTALGSGLMLVAIIYMYYAHIDQFGFASMNLFDLQRTSLVFDGILSPQGLVFLAFFLAFAIKVPMFPFHTWLPDAHVEAPTPGSVILAGVLLKMGTYAVIRFLIPFFPEAIDAYTGVLIALSITGIIYGAMVAFMQTDLKKLVAYSSVSHMGLIMLGVFIFNLHGVQGGIYQMIGHGLSTGALFILVGMIYERRHTKMISEFGGLAKVMPIFALFFMIAMLSSIGLPLLNGFIGEFLILLGVFAESYWYAALGATGLVLGAVYMLWAYQRVMFGPVIKKINLGLKDLNPREIALMIPLAVMMVLMGVYPQPFLSKMEPTVTRIIDGTQQEAFRVDATLPETQRNRP; encoded by the coding sequence ATTCTATCCCTGCTCATATTCCTTCCTCTTCTGGGAGCTGTGGTTCTTGCGCTTCTGCCATATTTCCAGAAGGTTTCCGATCACCAGTTAAAAACGGTTGCGTTTTTAATAACCTTGGCCGAATTTGTAGTATCACTCCCGCTTTTCTTCAGGTTCAACGGTTCTCTTTCCATCATGCAGTTTGAAGAGAAAATCCCCTGGCTTACGGACCTGGGAGTATCTTATCACCTTGGAGTTGACGGTCTTAGCCTTCTGCTTGTGCTTCTCACGACCTTCCTTTTCCCGATTACGATTCTTTGCTCCTGGAACGCAATAAAAGGCGGATGGAGGGCATTCCTCTGTCTTACTCTTTTTCTTGAATCGGCGCTCATCGGAACCTTCACCGCGCTGGATATGATTCTTTTCTTCATATTCTGGGAGGCGGTACTGATTCCGATGTATTTCATCATAGGGATCTGGGGGTCTTCCAGAAGAATCTATGCGGCAATAAAATTCTTCATCTATACGGCGCTTGGGAGCGGGCTCATGCTGGTGGCGATCATTTACATGTACTACGCTCACATAGACCAGTTCGGCTTTGCGTCAATGAACCTCTTTGATCTCCAAAGAACAAGTCTCGTTTTTGACGGCATACTGAGTCCCCAGGGGCTTGTGTTCCTGGCGTTCTTCCTGGCTTTTGCAATCAAGGTTCCGATGTTTCCGTTCCATACCTGGCTTCCTGACGCCCATGTTGAAGCACCCACTCCCGGAAGCGTCATACTCGCAGGCGTGCTCCTTAAGATGGGGACCTACGCGGTGATAAGGTTTCTCATCCCGTTTTTCCCGGAGGCGATAGATGCATACACCGGAGTTCTCATAGCTCTTTCGATTACCGGAATAATCTACGGAGCGATGGTGGCATTCATGCAGACGGATCTCAAGAAGCTGGTCGCCTACTCAAGCGTGAGTCACATGGGGCTTATAATGCTGGGCGTGTTCATCTTTAACCTCCACGGTGTGCAGGGCGGAATCTACCAGATGATAGGCCACGGTCTTTCCACCGGAGCTCTGTTTATTCTTGTCGGGATGATATACGAAAGACGCCACACCAAAATGATTTCGGAATTCGGCGGGCTTGCGAAAGTGATGCCGATTTTTGCGCTATTTTTCATGATCGCCATGCTTTCTTCTATAGGGCTTCCTCTCCTAAACGGTTTTATCGGAGAATTTCTGATTCTGCTGGGAGTGTTCGCGGAAAGCTACTGGTACGCCGCGCTTGGGGCCACGGGACTTGTGCTTGGGGCCGTTTACATGCTCTGGGCATACCAGAGGGTGATGTTTGGACCTGTAATAAAGAAAATAAATTTGGGACTTAAGGATCTTAATCCCAGGGAGATAGCCCTTATGATTCCTCTCGCCGTAATGATGGTTCTGATGGGGGTCTATCCGCAACCATTTCTCTCAAAAATGGAACCCACGGTAACAAGAATAATAGATGGGACACAGCAAGAAGCTTTCCGTGTGGATGCCACTCTGCCGGAAACCCAGAGAAACAGGCCTTAG
- a CDS encoding LLM class flavin-dependent oxidoreductase, with product MGKIATTSPVWGCSVSDLRALAGITEEAGFDGIFSPEVPPYNAITNAQVFAECTEKINVGTWIANIYMRQPVVATATALTIQEITDGRMILGLGVSHKPVNNRYDIDMGNPIEAMRSYVGEVRAFADGTSPRLSLKRQVPDLPVHIAGLTKAAAELAGEVADGIMPYLCPPAYIATLKGHVAAGAAKAERDPSAISITNGIPSFVSDDGDAAVAAAKRGLGPYARFPFYQRLIRNIGFGDIIDQVQDGANPAEVFTDELIDSVALAGTPDNCKKKLEEHFTAGVDLAILVPGPVGKQSNIEVMEITAKAYS from the coding sequence ATGGGAAAAATTGCAACAACTTCCCCGGTTTGGGGATGCAGTGTGAGTGACCTTAGAGCGCTCGCGGGAATTACTGAAGAAGCGGGTTTTGACGGTATCTTCTCTCCCGAGGTACCGCCTTACAACGCCATAACCAACGCTCAGGTGTTTGCGGAGTGCACCGAGAAGATAAATGTCGGAACGTGGATAGCCAACATATACATGCGCCAGCCTGTAGTGGCTACCGCGACTGCGCTTACCATACAGGAAATAACGGACGGAAGAATGATTCTCGGACTCGGAGTCAGTCACAAGCCTGTTAACAATAGATACGATATAGACATGGGAAACCCGATTGAGGCGATGAGAAGCTACGTCGGGGAAGTGAGGGCCTTTGCCGACGGAACGTCTCCAAGGCTTTCTCTTAAAAGACAAGTGCCGGATCTCCCGGTCCATATAGCGGGACTCACTAAAGCCGCGGCGGAGCTTGCCGGAGAGGTTGCCGACGGCATAATGCCGTATCTATGCCCTCCCGCCTATATAGCTACCTTAAAAGGGCATGTTGCTGCGGGCGCCGCAAAAGCGGAAAGGGATCCTTCAGCCATATCGATTACAAACGGCATTCCGTCCTTTGTCTCGGATGATGGAGACGCAGCCGTTGCCGCAGCCAAAAGAGGGCTCGGTCCGTACGCCAGGTTTCCCTTTTACCAGAGACTCATAAGAAACATAGGTTTCGGGGATATAATCGACCAAGTGCAGGACGGAGCAAATCCGGCCGAAGTTTTCACCGATGAGCTGATAGATTCGGTGGCGCTTGCCGGCACGCCGGATAACTGCAAGAAAAAACTCGAGGAGCATTTCACGGCTGGGGTCGATCTTGCCATATTGGTTCCCGGACCGGTAGGAAAGCAGAGTAATATAGAGGTAATGGAGATAACAGCTAAAGCTTATTCTTAA
- a CDS encoding nitroreductase family protein produces MSDVPSASEVGNIMDTFSSIGLRRSIRWYEPHQSVEKWKVQAMLEAARLSPTAGNFNGQRAIVVYRDEDPEIWEFISDWSQITTQMAPVLIFWCYDMGNYDTMGQSIHDLLRTGALDKAHGWEYDRVSRLFPLPAMLPDAVLHRLAAIDLGNAIQNACLVATSLGLGTCLNGASGGARRNTKAKFNLPDTYVFSWLMTVGYPAESMDGGGARSRPPFETMFFEKQVGNAFPRDPEVVKLLEDLNMLQPSGPLPGRLEEINKLTKRFGLGDEWLTDWKLEDSQLGDLAGDKKPEPLSAEEVQASAAGASADPSGFTLKPTVKREEIQKYREEKGIGDAD; encoded by the coding sequence ATGAGTGATGTACCAAGTGCCAGCGAAGTTGGTAATATCATGGACACCTTCAGTTCCATAGGACTAAGAAGGTCCATCAGATGGTATGAGCCGCATCAGTCCGTTGAGAAATGGAAGGTTCAGGCCATGCTGGAAGCTGCCAGGCTTTCTCCTACGGCAGGCAACTTCAATGGCCAAAGAGCAATAGTTGTATACAGGGATGAAGATCCCGAAATATGGGAGTTTATATCCGACTGGAGTCAGATTACAACGCAGATGGCTCCCGTGCTTATCTTCTGGTGCTACGACATGGGCAACTACGACACAATGGGTCAGTCTATCCACGACCTTCTAAGAACCGGAGCACTCGATAAGGCGCACGGCTGGGAATATGACAGGGTATCCAGGCTGTTCCCGCTTCCTGCAATGCTTCCCGATGCGGTACTGCACCGGCTTGCCGCGATCGATCTTGGAAACGCGATACAGAATGCCTGTCTTGTTGCGACGTCCTTGGGTCTCGGAACCTGCCTTAACGGCGCCAGCGGTGGAGCCAGAAGGAACACGAAAGCAAAGTTCAATCTTCCAGACACTTACGTGTTCAGCTGGCTTATGACCGTCGGTTATCCCGCTGAGAGCATGGACGGCGGCGGAGCAAGAAGCCGACCTCCGTTTGAAACCATGTTCTTCGAAAAACAGGTCGGAAACGCCTTCCCGAGAGATCCCGAGGTAGTAAAGCTTCTTGAGGATCTGAACATGCTTCAGCCATCAGGACCTCTTCCCGGAAGACTTGAGGAGATCAACAAGCTCACCAAACGTTTCGGTCTCGGAGACGAGTGGCTTACGGACTGGAAGCTTGAAGATTCCCAGCTTGGAGATCTTGCGGGAGACAAGAAACCTGAGCCCCTCAGTGCCGAGGAAGTTCAGGCTTCGGCCGCGGGTGCATCCGCTGACCCCTCGGGCTTTACCCTCAAACCGACGGTGAAGCGGGAGGAGATCCAGAAGTACAGGGAAGAAAAAGGCATAGGGGATGCCGACTAG
- the hflX gene encoding GTPase HflX has product MKWEISKFSDLGRININLEQEIDGIEESLRHAFLKNGGKENREGVMLVGFSTKFRYLAEKSLGELNSLALSAEKVVLDKMVQTRKNIDPRYLVGRGKLREIALHAKHLGADTIIFDTELTPAQANAIGEESGLDIMDRSQLIIQIFAKHAKTNEGKIQARLAEFQYNLPRLKGKGAAFSQLGGGIGTRGPGEKKLEQERRNIRKQIEQLEKQIDGLCRRREHTRKNRKTSKIPTLSFIGYTNVGKSTLFNRLTKASIMTQDKLFSTLNPTTRRVMLPGGKHVLMTDTVGFISKLPKELINAFRATLEEIGEADLLLHVADASDPEVREKIDSVIKIVESMEFEDIPSILVFNKVDQADADTQAALHEAFPETPFVSARNGRNFRELLLYIEKFVEETDADAKLRNSNLGEKLKSSFSPSLLHSSP; this is encoded by the coding sequence GTGAAATGGGAGATTTCGAAGTTTTCGGACCTGGGTCGAATAAACATTAATCTCGAACAGGAAATAGATGGTATAGAAGAATCTCTCAGGCATGCTTTCCTAAAGAACGGAGGCAAGGAAAACAGGGAAGGAGTGATGCTCGTGGGGTTCAGCACCAAATTCCGCTACCTGGCCGAGAAATCCCTTGGGGAACTTAACTCTCTGGCTCTTTCTGCCGAGAAAGTGGTGCTCGACAAGATGGTTCAGACAAGAAAAAACATAGATCCTCGTTACCTCGTCGGCAGAGGCAAACTCAGGGAAATTGCTCTTCACGCCAAGCACCTTGGAGCGGACACCATAATTTTCGACACGGAGCTTACCCCCGCCCAGGCAAACGCTATCGGGGAGGAATCCGGTCTCGATATAATGGACCGAAGTCAGCTGATAATACAGATATTCGCTAAACACGCCAAGACAAACGAAGGAAAGATCCAAGCAAGGCTTGCCGAATTTCAATACAATTTACCGAGACTTAAAGGCAAGGGAGCTGCTTTTTCCCAGCTGGGGGGCGGAATAGGAACAAGAGGTCCCGGAGAGAAGAAACTGGAGCAGGAAAGAAGAAACATAAGAAAACAGATCGAACAACTCGAAAAACAGATTGACGGTCTTTGCAGAAGAAGGGAACACACGAGAAAAAACAGGAAAACCTCGAAAATTCCGACCCTGTCTTTCATAGGGTACACAAATGTCGGCAAGTCAACGCTTTTTAATCGTCTGACTAAGGCTTCCATCATGACTCAGGACAAGCTTTTCTCAACTCTTAACCCGACAACGAGAAGGGTTATGCTTCCTGGAGGAAAGCACGTACTTATGACTGACACGGTAGGCTTTATAAGCAAGCTTCCAAAAGAACTCATAAATGCGTTCAGGGCTACGCTTGAAGAGATAGGAGAAGCTGACCTGCTGCTTCACGTCGCGGACGCAAGCGATCCCGAGGTCAGGGAAAAAATAGATTCGGTAATTAAGATCGTAGAATCCATGGAGTTCGAAGACATACCAAGCATTCTCGTGTTTAATAAGGTTGATCAGGCCGATGCGGATACACAAGCTGCTCTTCACGAGGCATTTCCTGAAACGCCGTTTGTATCAGCCAGAAACGGAAGAAATTTCAGAGAGTTACTTCTCTATATAGAGAAATTCGTTGAAGAAACCGATGCGGATGCCAAACTCCGGAATTCTAACTTGGGGGAAAAACTGAAAAGCAGTTTCTCGCCTTCCCTGCTGCATAGCTCGCCTTAG
- a CDS encoding radical SAM protein, producing MIEYVTPFFRPPSEHKSFILQATIGCSHNKCTYCAMYRKETQKFRVRPMGEIKEIIDAAERNGLLERRVFIADGNALVLSTAKLMEIMDYLHEKAPGLERITMYANVGDILRKSVEDLTRLRENGLSMVYIGFESGDDIVLERIEKGANFAETVEASRKLKASGIMNSVMVLLGIGGKDRSREHALATGKLLTECDPEYVGALSLQLRPGAPIYEQWQEGLFELPDKFQMIEELETIVENTELSDGYFYSNHISNYLPVRAKFPEEKSRVLEDIKEVLRTRDEAFLRPDYYRDVVNQY from the coding sequence ATGATTGAATATGTAACTCCCTTTTTCCGCCCTCCAAGCGAACACAAGAGCTTTATTCTGCAAGCTACCATCGGCTGCTCCCACAACAAATGCACCTATTGCGCCATGTACAGAAAAGAAACCCAGAAATTCAGGGTAAGGCCTATGGGCGAAATCAAGGAGATCATTGATGCCGCCGAGCGCAATGGGTTGCTTGAACGAAGGGTTTTCATAGCGGATGGCAACGCACTTGTTCTCTCCACGGCAAAACTCATGGAAATAATGGACTATCTCCACGAAAAAGCCCCGGGTCTTGAGAGAATCACTATGTACGCGAATGTAGGAGACATACTCAGAAAATCTGTTGAAGACCTCACGCGTCTCCGGGAAAACGGCCTCTCCATGGTCTACATAGGTTTTGAAAGCGGAGACGACATTGTGCTGGAGAGAATAGAGAAGGGGGCGAACTTTGCCGAGACTGTTGAAGCCTCAAGAAAACTGAAAGCCTCTGGGATAATGAATTCGGTTATGGTTCTTCTCGGTATCGGCGGAAAAGACAGGAGCAGGGAGCACGCTTTGGCTACAGGGAAACTTCTTACGGAATGCGATCCGGAATATGTCGGAGCTCTCTCCCTTCAACTTCGTCCCGGAGCTCCTATTTACGAGCAGTGGCAGGAAGGGCTTTTTGAGCTTCCGGACAAATTTCAGATGATAGAGGAACTTGAAACCATAGTTGAGAATACGGAGCTCTCCGACGGTTATTTCTATTCAAACCATATATCGAACTATCTTCCTGTCAGGGCTAAATTCCCCGAGGAAAAAAGCAGAGTTCTTGAAGACATAAAAGAAGTGTTAAGAACCAGAGACGAAGCTTTTCTTCGTCCGGATTATTACAGAGACGTAGTAAACCAGTACTGA
- a CDS encoding 6-carboxytetrahydropterin synthase, translating into MSFKKLITKKVEFSASHRYWNKNWSEEKNREFYGKSSLPGGHGHNFALEVTVEGEINLETGMIINLFDLKRIISSVLADFDHKNLNEDNPRFQDLIPTTENIAKVLWEMVEEKVLERDDCRLYKIRVYETDDLFVDYRKC; encoded by the coding sequence ATGTCTTTTAAAAAGCTCATAACAAAAAAAGTCGAGTTCTCTGCCTCTCACAGGTACTGGAACAAGAACTGGAGCGAGGAAAAAAACCGTGAGTTTTACGGCAAATCGAGCCTGCCGGGCGGACACGGGCATAATTTCGCGCTTGAAGTCACGGTAGAGGGAGAAATAAACCTGGAGACGGGAATGATTATTAACCTCTTTGACCTGAAGCGAATCATTTCCTCTGTTCTGGCCGATTTTGACCACAAGAACTTAAATGAAGACAATCCGCGTTTTCAGGATCTTATACCAACGACGGAAAACATAGCCAAGGTTCTCTGGGAAATGGTTGAGGAGAAAGTCCTTGAGAGGGACGACTGCCGTCTCTATAAAATAAGGGTATATGAAACAGACGATCTTTTCGTCGACTACCGCAAATGCTGA